The genomic region ATATAGGTCGCCGCACGCGCTCTTTGCGGGAGTTCTTCGCCCGTTGGCCCGACGCCGCCGCTATTGAGGCCGTGCCAGAGCGCTTTATGGCCGACGCCCGCTACTGCCTGAAAAAACTCAGCGAGCGGATTCAGTTCGAAGAGGAGCGTCTGTTCCCGGCGGTGCTGGACGCCCCGGGTCGGGATTGACGCACCGGTAGGAGGCGGTCTGGTCTAAAATTATGCGAAACCAAAACTGTACAGAATGTCAAATGTTTGCGTGACGTCGGTTCAGCTTGCGTTGACTCTGGGACAAATTTCCAACGGAAATTTGTCGGGATTGATTCGGGCCATCCATGGCCCTCACCCTTCGGGCTCGCTGCGCGAGTCCGATTTGGCAATCCTGCCAAATCGTCATAGGGTCTGTGACCCTTAAGCGGGTATGGGCGGAGCCCATGGTTTGGATTTTGATCTTGGGAGCTCGAGGGCAAAGCCCTCGATATCTTTCATTTCCAAAATAGCCAATGTTCTGTTTTGAATTCGACTGACTGGATCAGGTGATGGGATATTCGCCGTCAATGTCGGTGAGTACTTCATAGCCGGTGTCGGTGACCAGAATAGTGTGTTCGAACTGGCTGGAGAGGCTGTGGTCGCGGGTCACCACGGTCCACTTGTCGGGCATGTGCTTGATGGCCGGTTTGCCCAGATTGACCATGGGTTCGATGGTGAAGGTCATGCCCGGCTTCATCTCCACCCCTTCGCCGCGCACGCCATAGTGCAGCACGGCGGGCTCCTCATGGAATTTGCGGCCAATGCCGTGGCCGCAATACTCCCGCACCACGGTGCAACGATTTTTGCGCGCATGCTCTTCGATCACCGCGCCGATGTCGCCGATGTGTCCGCCCGGGCGCACCTGCCCAATCCCCAGATCCAGACACTCCTTGGCGATGCGCACGATCTTCTCGGCTTTGGGTGAGGGCTTGCCGACGAAAAAGGTCTTGCTGTTGTCGCCGTACCAGCCATCCAGCGTGGTGGTGATGTCCACATTGATGATGTCGCCGTCGCGCAGTTCGCGGTCGCTGGGGATGCCGTGGCACACCTGATGGTTGACCGAGGTGCAGATGGACTTGGGAAAGCCGCGGTAGTTGAGCGGCGACGGGTAGGCGTTGTGATCAATGATGTATTGATGGCAGATTTCGTTTAACTGGTCGGTGGTCACGCCGGGTTTGACGTGCTCTTCGATCATCTTCAACGTCTCGGCGGCCAGCACGCAGCTGGGGCGCATCTGTTCGATTTCAGCAGGGCTCTTCATGGTGATCATGCGGGATCCATCTCCAGGGGCGTCGGCCCTCTTACTGTCACGCCTTGCGCCGTGACATCACAAGCGTAAGCCAAAATGCGCACGCCATCGTCTTGCGCGCGGCGCAGTCCGGCGGCGTAGTCCGGGTCGATCTCATGGGCGGCGCGCAGTGTCGCGCAGTCGCCCCGTTGAATTAAAAACAGCAAGCTGGCGTCGAGTCCTTCGGCGCGGGCGCGGCGCAACTCCTCCAAGTGGCGCTGGCCGCGAGTGGTCACCGCATCGGGAAAGGCGGCGCACGCGCCGATGCGCAGCGTCACGCTCTTGACCTCCATGTAGCCAAGGGGACCATTCTCGCCATCGAGGCGGAAATCCAGCCGCGAGTCGCCATAGCGCGCCTCTCTTTTGAGGCTGGAAAAGCCATTCAGTTCCGTGATTTGACCCGCCAGCAGCGCCTCTTCGGCGATGCGGTTGGCCAGCCCGGTGTGGATGCCCACCCAGGCCCCGTCGGCCTCCACCTGTTGCCAACTCCAGGCCAACTTGCGTTTGGGGTCGGGTTCGTGGCTCACGCGCACGCGGGCGTTGTCCGCCATCAGGCCGCGCATGGAGCCGGAGTTGGCGCAGTGGGCGGTGATGGCTTCGCCGGAATCCAGCACGATATCGGCCAGGAACCGTTTATAGCGTTTGCGCAGACGGCCCGACAGCAGCGGGGTGGGGTACTCCACGCCGTTTACCGCGCCGGGCGCGCGCCCAGCGCCATCTGAATGGTCTGCGCATCCCCTTGGCGGGTGAGCGAGAGGGTGACCAATTCGCCCGGACGCATGGCCATCACCGTCTTCGCCACCTGGTCGGGGTCGGCCACTGTTTCGCCATTGAAGCGGGTGAGCAGGTCGCCTTTTTGCAGTCCGGCCCGTTGCGCCGGACTGTGCGGGGCCACGGCGGCGATGCGCACGCCGTTGGGGTCCGGCGCCATGGCCAGACCCAGCCACGGCGCGTCAGCCGGATTCGGGGCGAGCGCCGCTTCGGGCCGCTCGGCGGGCTGCGTCGGCGTGGCGGCGGCGGGCGGCGCGGTGGGCGCAGGGGCCAACCCGGATTGCGGCGCGGCGTTGGGATTCATGCCAAAAAAGTGCTGCCGCCCGCCCGGGCGCACGCTGCCGGAGAAGTCGCTGCGCTGCTGCTGCGGCGTGACCTCAGGATAGCCGTAGGCGCTGGGCGGCGGCGCATAGTGGGGGTCGGCCTCGGGCGCGCCATACCCGCCGGTTTGCGGCGCGGCGTAGAGCGAGCCGTTCATGGGCGCGCTATTCATCGACGGGCGCGGCAGCATCTGCGTGGCGCGGTTGATCATCTCGCCCCAGCCGCCGTTGCCGCCGCCGTTCATCACAGCGTGGTCGCGGCTGTCATCCAGCGGCGCCTCCAGGGTCAGCTTCTTGCCGTCGCGCTGCACCTCCAGCTTGGCGGCGTCGCCGGGGCGACCGCTATTGATCAGGTGGGCAAAGTGTCCGGCGTTCTGCACCTGATGGCCGTCGACGGTGAGGATGACGTCGCCGCGCTGCAACCCGGCGCGGTCGGCTGGACTCTCTTTAATGATCTCCGCCACCGCCACGCCGCGCGGCGGGGTGACGGTGACCCCCAGCCAGCCCCCCGCCAGGGCGGATGTCGCCGATAACCCCATCAGCGCGCACAGCGCAATCAATGATAAGCGACGCTTCATGCTCTCTCTCCCTAACCGGCGCAGCGCGCGAGCAGGATTTTCTGTGGAACCTCTATCCATTTTAAGCATTTTTTTGTATGGTCTAGCAACCATGGTCAATGCGGCTCCAACGCGCCATTGACGCCATGCGTCCAGAGCGGTATAAGCGGCTCGTCCCTTTATTGCAGATGGATAAAAAGGCGAAATCGGCGCGATATTCTTCCAACAATATGGGGTATTTTTCCCATATTGTGCGGCGCGCCGCAACGCCCGCCAGCGCGCGGCCCCAAACGGGGAGGCCGCGCCACACTCCGAACAGGAGAGATCCTTGGAAGGCCATAGCAACGCACAGGGCCGCGCGGTCCTGGTTCTGGAAGACGGCTCACGCTTCGATGGTCGCGCCCTGGGCGCGCCCGGCGAGAAGGTGGGCGAGGTCTGCTTCAACACCTCCATGACCGGCTATCAGGAGATCATGTCCGATCCCTCCTACGCTGGCCAGATCGTCACCATGACGTATACCCAGATCGGCAACACCGGCATCAATCCCGAGGACATGGAGTCCAAGCAGCCGTGGATTCGCGGCTTCGTGGTCAAGGAGTCGGCGCGACGCCTCTCCAACTGGCGCGCCCAGGAGGATCTGGACACCTTCCTCAAACGGCATAAGATTCCCGCCATTGAGGGCATCGACACCCGCAAGTTGGTGGCGCATCTGCGCGAACACGGCTCCATGCGCGGGGTGATCTCCCATGTGGAGTTCGATACCGACACGCTGGTGCACAAAGCCAAGGCGTGGCCGGGGCTGGCGGGCATGGACCTGACCGGCGATGTGACCTGCGACAGCTCCTATGTGTGGAAGCAGGGGCGCTGGAAGCTGGAGTCGGGGTACCACGACATCGACCCGGGCGGCGAGCGCAAAAAGGTGGTGGTGATCGACTACGGCGTCAAGCGCAACATCCTGCGCTCGCTGGTGCAGGCCGGTTGCGACCTGACCGTGCTGCCCGCGTCGGCCACCGCTGAAGAGGTGCTGGCGCGCAGTCCCGACGGGGTGTTCCTCTCCAACGGCCCCGGCGACCCCGATGCGGTGAAGCACGCCATTCGCGCCATCGCCGAGTTGGTGGAGTCCGGCAAGCCGCTGTTTGGCATCTGTCTGGGCCATCAGATGCTCTCCCTGGCGCTGGGCGCGCAGACCGAAAAGATGAAGTTCGGCCATCGCGGCGGCAACCATCCGGTGCAGAATCTGGCCAACGGCTCGGTGGAGGTGACCTCCCAGAACCACGGCTTCATGGTGCGCGAAGAGAGTCTGCCCGAAGCCATCGAGGTGACCCACCGTTCGCTGTTCGACGGCACCATCGAGGGCATTCGTCACAAGCACGCGCCGGTGTTCTCGGTGCAGCACCACCCCGAGGCGAGTCCGGGGCCCCATGACGCCCACTATCTGTTCAAGCAGTTCGTCGATCTGATGCGGGGGTAATCCGTCCGTCGATCCGAGCCAGCGTCACGAAAAGAGCGCACTGATATGCCCAAACGCACAGACATCAAAAAGATCCTTCTCATCGGCTCCGGCCCCATCGTCATCGGCCAGGCCTGCGAGTTCGACTACTCCGGCGCCCAAGCCTGCAAGGCGCTGCGCGAGGAGGGGTATGAGGTGGTGTTGGTCAACTCCAACCCCGCCACCATCATGACCGACCCGGAGATGGCCGACCGCACCTATGTGGAGCCCATCACCACGCCGTCGCTCACCTGCATCATCGAAGCCGAACGCCCCGACGCCCTGCTGCCCACCATGGGCGGCCAGACCGCGCTCAACGCTGCGCTGGCGTTGGATGCGGCTGGCGTGCTCAAAGAGTACGGCGTGGAGCTCATCGGCGCCTCCGCCGAGGCCATCGAAAAGGCCGAGGATCGCGAGAAGTTCAAGCACGCCATGGACGCCATCGGCCTGGATATGCCCCAATCCGGCTTCGCCCACACCTGGGAGGAGGCGCAGGAGATCCAGGAGGGGATCGGCTTCCCCACCATCATCCGCCCCAGCTTCACCCTGGGCGGCGCGGGCGGCGGCATCGCCTATAATCTGGAAGAGTTCGAGGAGATCATTCGTCGCGGTCTGGCGGCCTCCCCCACCACCGAAGTGCTGGTGGAGGAGTCGGTGCTGGGCTGGAAAGAGTATGAGATGGAGGTGGTGCGGGACAATCTCGACAACGCCATCATCGTCTGCTCCATCGAGAACCTCGACCCCATGGGGGTGCACACCGGCGACTCCATCACCGTGGCCCCGGCGCAGACCCTCACCGACAAGGAGTATCAGATCCTGCGCGACGCCTCCATTGCGGTGCTGCGCGAGATCGGCGTGGACACCGGCGGCTCCAACGTGCAGTTCGCCATCCATCCCGAGACTGGCCGGTTGATCATCATCGAGATGAACCCGCGCGTGTCGCGCTCCTCGGCGCTGGCCTCCAAAGCCACCGGCTTCCCCATCGCCAAGGTGGCGGCCAAGCTGGCGGTGGGCTACACCCTGCCGGAGATCATGAACGACATCACCGGGGTCACCCCGGCTTCGTTTGAGCCCACCATCGACTATGTGGTGACCAAGATCCCGCGCTTCACCTTTGAGAAGTTCCCGCAAGCGCAGGCGCGTCTGTCCACGCAGATGAAGTCGGTGGGCGAGGCCATGGCCATTGGCCGCACCTTCAAGGAGTCGATGCAGAAGGCGTTGCGCTCCATGGAGACCGGTCTGACCGGCTTCGACCCCATCATCAACCCGGATGATCCGGGCAGCGAAGCGGAGTTGGAGGAGAAGCTGCACAACCCGGGGCCGGACCGCATCCTCTATGTGGCCGACGCCTTTCGTCAGGGCAAAACCCTGGAGTGGCTGCACCGGGTCACCAGCATCGATCCGTGGTTCCTCGACCAGATCCAGCAGGTCATTGAAGCCGAACAGTCGCTCGAACGGGTGATCTTCGACGGCATGAGCGCCGAGCGGTTGCGCGAACTCAAGGAGATGGGCTTCTCCGACCAGCGTTTGGGCAAGCTGTTGGGCGAGAGCGCGGAACGCATCCGTTCACGCCGCATCGCCGATGGCGTGGTGCCCGTCTATAAGCGGGTGGACACCTGCGCCGCCGAATTCGCCTCGCAGACCGCCTATCTCTACGCCACCTACGAGCGCGAGTGTGAAGCGCGACCCACCAGTCGGCGCAAAATCATGATTCTGGGCGGCGGGCCCAACCGCATCGGCCAGGGCATCGAGTTCGACTACTGCTGCGTGCACGCCGCCTTTGCCCTGCGCGACGCCGGGTTTGAGACCATCATGGTCAACTGCAACCCGGAGACGGTCTCCACCGACTACGACACCTCCGACCGCCTCTACTTCGAGCCGCTCACCTTCGAAGACGTGATGTCCATCGTCGATCTGGAGAAGCCGGAGGGGATCATCGTGCAGTTCGGCGGGCAGACCCCGCTAAAACTGGCCAAGGCGCTGGAAGCCGCCGGCGCGCCCATCATCGGCACCTCGCCGGAGGCCATCGATGTGGCCGAGGACCGCGAACGCTTCCAGCAGCTGCTGCAGCGCATCAATCTGAGCCAGCCGCCCAACGGTCTGGCCCGCTCCGAAGATGAGGCGGTGCGCATCGCCGAGAACGTGGGCTACCCGGTGGTGGTGCGCCCCTCCTATGTGCTGGGCGGGCGCGCCATGGAGATCGTGTATGACTCGGTGGATCTGAACCGCTACATGCGCACCGCAGTGCAAGCGTCGCCGGACCACCCGGTGCTCATCGACCACTTCCTGCAGGACGCCATCGAGATCGACGTGGATTGCGTGGCCGACGGCGAAATCGCCGTGGTGGGCGGGGTGATGGAGCACATCGAAGAGGCCGGAGTGCACTCGGGCGACTCCGCCTGTTCGCTGCCGCCCTATTCTGTGGGGCTGGACCTGATCAACGAGATCGAGCGGCAAACCCGCCTGCTGGC from Magnetofaba australis IT-1 harbors:
- the carA gene encoding glutamine-hydrolyzing carbamoyl-phosphate synthase small subunit — protein: MEGHSNAQGRAVLVLEDGSRFDGRALGAPGEKVGEVCFNTSMTGYQEIMSDPSYAGQIVTMTYTQIGNTGINPEDMESKQPWIRGFVVKESARRLSNWRAQEDLDTFLKRHKIPAIEGIDTRKLVAHLREHGSMRGVISHVEFDTDTLVHKAKAWPGLAGMDLTGDVTCDSSYVWKQGRWKLESGYHDIDPGGERKKVVVIDYGVKRNILRSLVQAGCDLTVLPASATAEEVLARSPDGVFLSNGPGDPDAVKHAIRAIAELVESGKPLFGICLGHQMLSLALGAQTEKMKFGHRGGNHPVQNLANGSVEVTSQNHGFMVREESLPEAIEVTHRSLFDGTIEGIRHKHAPVFSVQHHPEASPGPHDAHYLFKQFVDLMRG
- a CDS encoding PDZ domain-containing protein, with the protein product MKRRLSLIALCALMGLSATSALAGGWLGVTVTPPRGVAVAEIIKESPADRAGLQRGDVILTVDGHQVQNAGHFAHLINSGRPGDAAKLEVQRDGKKLTLEAPLDDSRDHAVMNGGGNGGWGEMINRATQMLPRPSMNSAPMNGSLYAAPQTGGYGAPEADPHYAPPPSAYGYPEVTPQQQRSDFSGSVRPGGRQHFFGMNPNAAPQSGLAPAPTAPPAAATPTQPAERPEAALAPNPADAPWLGLAMAPDPNGVRIAAVAPHSPAQRAGLQKGDLLTRFNGETVADPDQVAKTVMAMRPGELVTLSLTRQGDAQTIQMALGARPAR
- the map gene encoding type I methionyl aminopeptidase; this translates as MITMKSPAEIEQMRPSCVLAAETLKMIEEHVKPGVTTDQLNEICHQYIIDHNAYPSPLNYRGFPKSICTSVNHQVCHGIPSDRELRDGDIINVDITTTLDGWYGDNSKTFFVGKPSPKAEKIVRIAKECLDLGIGQVRPGGHIGDIGAVIEEHARKNRCTVVREYCGHGIGRKFHEEPAVLHYGVRGEGVEMKPGMTFTIEPMVNLGKPAIKHMPDKWTVVTRDHSLSSQFEHTILVTDTGYEVLTDIDGEYPIT
- the carB gene encoding carbamoyl-phosphate synthase large subunit produces the protein MPKRTDIKKILLIGSGPIVIGQACEFDYSGAQACKALREEGYEVVLVNSNPATIMTDPEMADRTYVEPITTPSLTCIIEAERPDALLPTMGGQTALNAALALDAAGVLKEYGVELIGASAEAIEKAEDREKFKHAMDAIGLDMPQSGFAHTWEEAQEIQEGIGFPTIIRPSFTLGGAGGGIAYNLEEFEEIIRRGLAASPTTEVLVEESVLGWKEYEMEVVRDNLDNAIIVCSIENLDPMGVHTGDSITVAPAQTLTDKEYQILRDASIAVLREIGVDTGGSNVQFAIHPETGRLIIIEMNPRVSRSSALASKATGFPIAKVAAKLAVGYTLPEIMNDITGVTPASFEPTIDYVVTKIPRFTFEKFPQAQARLSTQMKSVGEAMAIGRTFKESMQKALRSMETGLTGFDPIINPDDPGSEAELEEKLHNPGPDRILYVADAFRQGKTLEWLHRVTSIDPWFLDQIQQVIEAEQSLERVIFDGMSAERLRELKEMGFSDQRLGKLLGESAERIRSRRIADGVVPVYKRVDTCAAEFASQTAYLYATYERECEARPTSRRKIMILGGGPNRIGQGIEFDYCCVHAAFALRDAGFETIMVNCNPETVSTDYDTSDRLYFEPLTFEDVMSIVDLEKPEGIIVQFGGQTPLKLAKALEAAGAPIIGTSPEAIDVAEDRERFQQLLQRINLSQPPNGLARSEDEAVRIAENVGYPVVVRPSYVLGGRAMEIVYDSVDLNRYMRTAVQASPDHPVLIDHFLQDAIEIDVDCVADGEIAVVGGVMEHIEEAGVHSGDSACSLPPYSVGLDLINEIERQTRLLAEALEVKGLMNVQFAIQNGAVYILEVNPRASRTAPFVSKATGHPLAKIAARVMAGEKLTDIGFTSTPRITHVAVKEAVFPFEKFSHVDPVLGPEMKSTGEVMGICSNFGVAFAKAQEGAGSNLPTLEQSSGKSVFVSVKDEDKKAILLSMRRLQEMGFILTATRGTADFLRSEGLEVETVNKVNEGRPHIVDRMKSGEVVMVFNTTQDKRALEDSFPIRRTALMSKIPYFTTVAGMRAAVSAIDARRNYPSRCRALQDYY
- the sfsA gene encoding DNA/RNA nuclease SfsA, which produces MEYPTPLLSGRLRKRYKRFLADIVLDSGEAITAHCANSGSMRGLMADNARVRVSHEPDPKRKLAWSWQQVEADGAWVGIHTGLANRIAEEALLAGQITELNGFSSLKREARYGDSRLDFRLDGENGPLGYMEVKSVTLRIGACAAFPDAVTTRGQRHLEELRRARAEGLDASLLFLIQRGDCATLRAAHEIDPDYAAGLRRAQDDGVRILAYACDVTAQGVTVRGPTPLEMDPA